AGGGCTTCGGAGGTTAAGAAAAAGTTAGTAGATTGTTAATTACCCAGTGATTCCAAGACTTCCAGCTCCTGCCATCACCTCCAGCTGGGCATGATTAAGGCCGCTAATGGCGGCTGGCAACAAGCTTCGGATATTTTTCTAGTTGTTGATTGGCATGGGAATTTTAGCAGGAATCTGGCTGCCGATGTCTAACCATAACACATATACTGTGATTTTTTGCACTAATATCAATATTGGCAAAGGTAGTGAAGGAGACGGGAAACGTAGCCAAGCAAGAATTGCGCCAGCGGCTTCTGCAGCTAAGGGAAGCCATGCCTGCCCAGGCGGTGGCCCAAAAAAGCTCCGCCATAGCTCGTGAAGTTTTGAACTTAGCCGCCTACCGCCGGGCGCAAACCATAATGACCTACGTAGCTTTCAGAAATGAAGTACGGACGGAAATCATTATCAGGGAAGCCTTGGCTCAAGGCAAGCGGGTGGCGGTTCCCCTGTGCTCGAAGGCTCGGCGCCAACTCATCGCTAGCCAGTTACTGGATTTTCCGGGCGATCTGGCGCCTGGCACCTGGGGTATCCCCGAACCCAAGCCCGAAGCTCTGCGGCCCCTGGATCCCCAGGCCATCGACCTGGTGATAGTGCCGGGGGTAGCTTTTGATCGCCGGGGTTACCGGCTGGGATACGGGGGCGGGTACTATGACCGCTTTTTATTGCGCCTAGGCCAAGGTTCTGTATCGGTGGGGGTAGCCTTTAGCCTGCAAGTGGTGGATGAGCTTCCCTGCGAAGAACGCGACCGGCCGGTGAACCTGGTCATCACTGAGAGCGGCATTTTCGGGCCAAGAAGCTAACGAGGAGTGCCCCATCGGCCTGGCGTGAAAGCAAAAGCCTTGGCGTACCGCAGTGAGCCCACGGTTGAGTGTTGGAGGGCAGTATCATCTGGGCTAGGGAGTGGGAAGCGGCTAGCCAGGCGACATGCCAACCCAAGCCCGGGCAAGCCTGCTGCCGAGGAATCCTGGAGCCGAAGCCAGCCGCTTTACCCGTCACCGGAGGCCGAGGTGGAGCTTTAGGTGACTTCGCGCAAGGGTTTTGGAGTGGGGGCCAACCGCTCGGTGAAAAGAAATGGTTTTGGCGAGGAGGTTATGGTAGTGGCGGAGGAGCAAGCGTTAGAACAAGTTTTGGCTCAGTACCGGGGCAGCCGGGGAGCCCTGATCCCAGTGCTGCAGGCAGCCCAAGATATCTATGGGTATCTGCCCCGGGAGGTATTGCGCCGGATTAGCTTGGAGCTGAAAGTCCCCTTGAGCAAGGTGTACGGGGTGGCTACCTTTTATGCCCAGTTCCACCTCAAACCCCGGGGGCGCTACATCATCCGGGTTTGCCTGGGGACTGCCTGCCACGTTCGGGGCGGAGAGAAGATTCTCCAGCGGGTCAAGGAAGTCATCGGTGTGGCAGAAGGTGAGACCACTCCCGATTTGCGCTTTACCCTGGAACCGGTAGCTTGCCTGGGTGCCTGCGGGCTTTCACCCATCATGATGGTTAACGACCATGCCCATGGGCGGCTGACTCCAGATCTGGTTCCCAAGATTCTCGATCAGTACCAGTAGGGGGGAGACTGGTGGAAAGGTTAGAGTCGATTGAAAGCTTCGAGAAGAAGCGAAAAGAGCTGATGCTGCTCTACAGCCATGAACCTTACCGGCCCCGGGTAGTGGTGGGTATGGGTACCTGCGGCATAGCTGCTGGGGCAGGCGAGGTAATGCAGGCATTAGTTGACCAAGGCCAAGCCCGTTCCCTGGATTGGGACTTAACTTATA
This is a stretch of genomic DNA from Clostridia bacterium. It encodes these proteins:
- the nuoE gene encoding NADH-quinone oxidoreductase subunit NuoE, which encodes MVVAEEQALEQVLAQYRGSRGALIPVLQAAQDIYGYLPREVLRRISLELKVPLSKVYGVATFYAQFHLKPRGRYIIRVCLGTACHVRGGEKILQRVKEVIGVAEGETTPDLRFTLEPVACLGACGLSPIMMVNDHAHGRLTPDLVPKILDQYQ
- a CDS encoding 5-formyltetrahydrofolate cyclo-ligase, whose amino-acid sequence is MPAQAVAQKSSAIAREVLNLAAYRRAQTIMTYVAFRNEVRTEIIIREALAQGKRVAVPLCSKARRQLIASQLLDFPGDLAPGTWGIPEPKPEALRPLDPQAIDLVIVPGVAFDRRGYRLGYGGGYYDRFLLRLGQGSVSVGVAFSLQVVDELPCEERDRPVNLVITESGIFGPRS